One Candidatus Atelocyanobacterium thalassa isolate ALOHA genomic window, CATATGCTCAGGGGATGGCTTTAATCGCTAAAGCTTCTACCGAATACTATAACGGTGAGATAAGCCTACCAGAATCATCTCGTATTTGGAAGGGTGGTTGTATTATTCGAGCTGGCTTCTTAGACAAGATCAAGAAAGCTTTTGTTGATAATCCAAGCTTACCTAATTTACTTCTAGCTCCTGAATTTAAGCAAACTATATTGGATCGTCAAGATGCTTGGCGTGAAGTTCTTGTATTAGCTAGTCAAGCAGGAATACCAGTTCCAGCTTTTAGCGCTTCTTTAGACTATTTTGATAGCTATCGTCGTGCAAATTTACCTCAAAATTTAACTCAAGCACAACGAGATTATTTTGGAGCTCATACATACGAGCGTATTGATAAACCTAGAGGAGAATTTTTCCACACTGAGTGGGCTTCATAGTTCTTCCTTTAATATTGATTTACAAATAAAATCCCTTTTTATAAGTAGAAAGGGATTTTATTTGTAAATCAATACTGAATCACCATTCATCTTTGTCTAATTTTTTTTTATCTGTTGACTTTAGGTTATCCCTTAAAGGATTGATAATTTTTAAAATAGCATCTTCTACAAAATTTTTAAGAAACATATCTTGTTTATTTAATTGAAAATTTCTTTGTACCACCTCTTTGATACCTCCTTTTCCCCAACTCTGATTATTAGAAAAATATTCAACGAAGCTTTGTCCTGCAATACGCGTTAAATAAGCGACTGTAACACTTTGTAAAACTTTTCCGACAAGAAAACTCGATATATTTAATTGTAATATTTTCCCTAAAACTTCGACAGCTCCTTTGGTTATTTGCAGACCTATTAAAGTTTTACCTAAAGATAAAGCTAGTTCCTTCCCTTCATCACTACTTAGCTTACATTCGTAAACTTGACCAATTTCGACTATCATTTGCGTGTTAACTGCTGCTGTCGCTAACATGTCAAAAAAAGGTAATGGATTAACAAGTACAACACCTGCTGTCACCCATTGGTATTGATTTATAACTTTATTACTTTGCTTACCTCTTTGGCTATCAATAATTTGAGACGCTTCTTTCTCCAAGCGTTGGGACTTGGTAATAATATTTTTAGAAATCAGTTCTTGTCCTTCTGCTCGTAAAATTATTACGATTTTTCTAATTAAAGTATTGATACTAGGTGATAAGTCTACCTTTTGTATCATTTCTAATTGTCTATTTTGAGGATTTGCAGATATTAAGATTACGTCTTCTACGAAAAGAAGATTTGTTGTTTTATTTTTTAAACTATTTAGAATTTTAATTCTATCTTTTTGAGAATAAAGATCTATTTTATTAAAAATTAATAATACTTTTTTACCAAGGCTATTAATAAATTTTAAAAATTGATATTCAGATTGGGATAAGTCATTATCTACGATAAATAGTAATAAATCTGATTGCAAGGATAATTGTTTTGCTAACTTTCCTCTTTTTTCCCCCTTTAATCCCATTTCTAAAATACCAGGAGTATCTGTGATTAAAACTTTACTAGATAGTCCTTTCAACTTAATACGATAACTTACCCCAATTTTAGTTGTTCCCATCGAAGAATTAACTTGACCTATTACTTCACCAACCAAAGAATTTATAAGAGACGTTTTGCCTACGGAGCCTTTGCCAAAGAGAATGACTTTAAATTCTTGTCTATCCAGATCATCTATTATTTCTTTAGAGCGTTTTAGTAAAGACTGTTTTAGAGCCTTATTTTTAATATTTTTTACACGATCAATAATAAGTTTTACATCTTGTAAAGAAATTTTTTTTCTATTTGTGAATTTAGATAAATAATTTTCCTTATATTTTGAATCAAATTTTCTGGCAAATAGTTTGTTATAGTAAAATGCCCAAGTATAGATTAAAAATCCTGATATTCCTGTTATTAAAAATATTAAAATATTAGCTAATAAGGGAGCAGTAAAAGAAATTTGTATATAAAGTTGATAAATAGAATTAACTAACCAGATAATTAATCCAAGAATTAAACTTAACCCAAAAATTAAGATAATCAAACGATAAAAAGGCATAAAAAATATATTGGTTCGCTAGTAGTAAAGTGAACTAAATTATATAAAATTGGATATAACTTAAAATGTGTTACTAAATAATACTTTGAGTTAAAACTTACAATCCCTAAGTATCAAGATAATTTGATTTTTTAAGATCTTAAATTGTAAGTAATTATAATTTATCGTAAAGCTTTAGTTACACTGAATGATTTCTAAACTGATGAAAACTAAAAATAAAATCGTACAATTTCAAGTGATTACTGTAAACAAAATAATTGATTTAAAAATTAATTCATACTTATTATTAACACATAACTTATAAATTTTAATGTAATTAACCATGCAATGAAATAACAGTATAAAGTAGCTCTGAAAATTACATCTTCTTCCTTTTTAAATTACATCAGTCTTTTTTTCTAATTTATTAATTAGATGCATTTTTAACAAACTCAATTAATTTAATGAAAACTGCTACTTAAAAGTTATATTACAATCTGACTAATATTTAAAATTAGTTGAAAAATATACAAACTTTATAAATATGACTCAATCAAGATTAATATCAGTTGGAATCGTTGGTGCTTCTGGATATGGAGGAATGCAATTAGTTAAGCTTTTACAAGAACATCCCTTAGTTGAAATTGTTTACTTAGGTGGAAAAGAAAGCGCTGGAAAATCTTATGCTGAGGTATATCCGCATTTAGGACATAAAATTAACTTGATAATAGAGCCTATTGATATTGATTTAATTATTGCTCGTTGTGAAGTCGTTTTTCTAGGCTTACCTAATGGCTATACTTGTGATATTGCCCCAAAATTACTTTCTAAAGGATGTAAAGTTTTTGATTTATCAGCAGATTACCGGTTTAAAAATTTACAAGTTTACAGCTATTGGTACAATAAAAAACGCAACGATATAGAAACTGCAAATTCTGCTGTTTATGGGCTGCCAGAACTATATCGTACTGATATTCAATCAACCTCATTAATTGGCTGCCCTGGATGTTATCCTACCGCTAGCTTATTAGCTTTATCACCTCTTTTAAAGCAAGGTTTAATACTTCCAGAAACCATTATCATTGATGCAAAATCAGGCACTTCTGGAGGAGGCAGGCAAGCTAAAATGAACTTATTACTTGCTGAAGCAGAAGGATCACTCGGTACATATAATGTTGTCAGACATCGTCATACACCAGAAATAGAGCAAATTTGTTGTGACTTGACAGGTCATGAAGTTAAAATTCAATTTACTCCTTATTTGGTACCTATGGTTAGAGGAATACTTTCAACTGTTTATGCAAGCCTTAGAGATCCAGGATTAATACGTGATGATTTATTAACTATTTACAATGCTTTTTATCGTTCTTCTCCTTTTATAAAGGTATTACCTAAAGGAGTTTACCCTCAAACAAAATGGGCTTCTGGAACAAATCTTTGTTACCTTGGACTTGAAACCGATCCACGTACAGGTCGAGTAATTGTTTTTTCTGCAATCGATAATCTTATTAAAGGACAAGCTGGTCAAGCAATACAATGTCTCAATATTATGATGGGATGGGACGAGACTCTTGGGTTACCTCAATTATGTTTTTATCCGTAGAAATAACTTAAAAACATTTATAGAATTTAATTACATATTTTATTTTAATAACAATATAAGCTGTGTAGTAGAGAAGAATTTAATTTATTATTATTTTATCAGTATTGTTTATACTAAAAACTATCGTATAAAGAAACTACGGATTTGATTTAGAATGATATTTTTCCCAATCCAAGCCTATAACAATTGTAATATCAGAAGCTAAGTTTCCAGTACTTTCTACAAGAACTTCACCTATTCCCAAATCTATCCTTAACGCTGCAGCTCCTATGCTATCTCCATTTTGCGCTATTATGCGCGTCTTAGAAAGATTTTCTGGCCATTGATGACTAATAAAAGTACGTTGGTACCCAGCATTTTTCAAGAAATCAACCACTTGTTGACCTAATTCAGGATTTTTAGTACTGTTCTGTACTGCTATTCTTAAGCTATTTGGTGCTGCTTCTTTTATACCTAAGTTAGGTACACCATAGTCGAAATATGTTGCAACCATATTTTTAATTTGATTATGGTCTGGCAACCAGTAACTCACTTTATGTTTACCATTTCCGTTAAAATTACCAGGAAGCATTAACATCTGTACGTTAGAACGTTGTATCTGAGACGCAAAACCAGATAAAGCTACTAACTCCTCAACAGTTAAATTAGTATCGATATAAGAATTAATAATTGACAATATTTCAGGTATTCTTAGTAGATTTTTAGGTTTTAGTGCTTGTTCAACTAAAGCTCTCATGAATATCTGTTGACGTTGAACTCTCCCAATATCACCATAACGATCATAACGGAAACGTAGAAAGGAAACAGCTTTTTGCCCATCTATATGTTGTTCGCCTTCCTTAATATTAATATAGAGATGTTGACTATGATCAGTGTATTTCATGTTTTTAGGAACATAAATTTTCACTCCTCCTAGAGCGTCAATTACTTTTTCAACTCCTTGTATATTGAATCTAACATAACGGTTTATTGGGACTCCACCTAATAAATTACTAATAGTTTCTGCAGCAAGAGAAGGACCACCATAATAATTAGCTTCATTTATTTTTCTAATTTCATGCTTAATAATTGCTTGAGTATCTCTAGGAATAGATAAGATACTTAACTTTCTAGTTATAGGATCAAATCTAGCGAGAACAACAGTATCAGATAAGCCTTTAAAAGAGTTGACTAAAGCATGATGTCCTAAGTTTTTTGTTGCTTTCTTATCATTTATTTCGGATGTTAAAACTTTCGTACCTAAAATGAGGACATTAACAGGACGACTTAATTTTGGAAGTCGTAAATTGGTATAAGAAATAGTTTCATTTTGGCTAAAAGCTTTTTCTTGATTTTCAGTTAAAGAACTTCTTTGCAAAGGCTTTGATGATAAAGAAATAGCTACTAGCACTCCAATAGTAGTTGACATGATGCTAACTATTATTAGTCCTAAGCTCATACGTGACCATTTGATATTTTCTCCTTTATTTTCAATAGAAGATTTCTGATTAAATAAATTATTAGGATTTTTTTTCTTAAATGACACAGCTTTCTTTACACCTTAAGTATCTTAAATATATTTTAAAACTTTTTTCTTAACACAATTTCAACTGTTTTTATGAGTCATAATAAACTTTCATGACAGTTATTGAAAGAACGAGAAAATAATCAAACTTCGCTTTAATTATTTTTTTTATCTAATTCGATATTCAAAGGTAATTTAACCTTAACTTAAATAGATTAAAAATGAATGCATAATATGCATAACTGATTCTGATTAAATTAAATATTTCTTTATGTAAATGTCTCTAAGGTATAAATAAAGGGTAATTAATTTATATCTTAAAACTAATATAAGATACTTTTTAGTCTAATTTAATTTAGCTAAACAAATATAATGATACTACTCTGGAGTATGTGCAATAAAGATTATTTTTTTATAATAAGTTTTAATTAAATAGTTAGATAAAACAACATTCATTATTTCAAATAAAACCCTCTAATATCCTTAGAGGGTTTTATTTGAATAACACAATAGATATGTTAATTATCCTAAAAGCATTTTGGCTTTAGCAATAACATTTTCAATGGTAAAACCAAATTTTTCCATACATACTTTACCAGGAGCAGAAGCACCAAAAGAATCAATACTAATGGTATCTCCCTCAGTACCTACATACTTTGTCCATCCTAAGCTAATACCTGCTTCTACAGACAATCTCTTTGTTACAGCTTTAGGCAGCACAGACTCTTTGTAAGCTGCATTTTGTGCTTCAAATTTTTCCCAACAAGGCATAGAAACCACTCGAACTTTTTTACTCATATTTGATAATTGTTCAGCAGCAGATACACACAAACTAACTTCAGAACCTGTTCCCATAAGAATAATATCAGGTTCACCATCGCAATCAAGTATGGTGTATGCTCCTTTATCAACTCCTTCTATAGAGGTTCCAGCCAAATTAGGTACGTTCTGACGAGTAAGTACTAGTAAAGTTGGTAAATTACTTTGTGCATTTTCAATCGCAATCTTATAAGCACCTGAACATTCATTCCCATCAGCAGGCCTTATAACTGTTAGAGTTGGAATTGCGCGTAAAGACATTACAGTTTCTACTGGTTGATGAGTAGGCCCATCTTCTCCTTGTCCAATAGAATCATGAGTCGTTACCCAAATTACTCCTGCTTGAGATAAAGCAGATAGCCTTATAGAAGCTCTTACGTAATCAGTAAAAATTAAAAATGTAGCACAATAAGGTATCAAACCAGAGTTATGGAGTGCTATTCCATTACAGATAGCTCCCATAGCATGCTCTCTGACCCCAAAATGAACATTACGATTCTCGTACTGTCCCTTCTGGAAATCTCCAGAATTTTTAAGTTCTGTTAAATTAGAATGAGTTAAATCTGCTGATCCTCCTAGTAACTCAGGTAATACAGGAGAAAGGTAATTCAACATATTAGCAGAATACTTACGAGTAGATAATCCAGCTTCTTCTGGAGTGAAACTTGGAAGTACCTGAGTCCAATTTTCAGGAAGTCTACCACTCATATAACGTTCAAATTCAGCAGCTTCTAGAGGATATTTTGCTTTGTAATCATTAAGAGTAAGATTCCATTGTGATTCATGATCTACACCTCTATCAATAGATTTGCCCATATGAGTGAGAACATTTTCAGGTATGACGAAAGGTTCATATTCCCAACCTAAATTTTGTCGAGTAAGTGCAATCTCCTCTGCACCTAAAGCAGCTCCATGAATTCCAGCAGTATTTTGTCTATTAGGAGAACCGTAGCCGATAGTAGTTGTGACCTTTATCATTGTAGGTTTATCGGTAACTTGCTTGGCTTTTTCAATAGCTTCAGCGATCGCCACTAAATCAGTATTACCATTTTCTACATGTAAAACATGCCATCCATAGGCCTCAAAACGTTTAGACACATCTTCTGTGAATGCTACATCAGTAGAACCATCAATAGAGATATGATTATCATCATAAAGGGCAATCAATTTCCCCAGTCCCCAATGTCCTGCAATAGAGCATGCTTCGCTGGCAACCCCTTCCATGTTACAACCATCACCTAAAATGACATAGGTATAGTGATCAACGATAGTAGCATCAGGCTTGTTAAACTTAGCTGCTAAATGTGCTTCTGCAAGAGCCAGCCCAACACCATTAGCGATGCCTTGCCCTAAAGGACCAGTAGTTACTTCAATACCATCAGTCTCAAAATTTTCAGGATGTCCAGGAGTTTTCGAACCCCACTGGCGAAATTCCTTAATATCGTCAATAGTTACACTGTCGTAGCCAGTTAAATAAAGCAAAGCATAGTGCAACATACTGCCATGTCCAGCAGACAGAATAAAACGGTCACGATTAAACCACTTTGGGTTCTTAGGATTAAACCGCATAAATTTATCCCATAAAACAAATGCCATTGGAGCTGCGCCCATTGGCAACCCTGGGTGACCTGATTTTGCTTTTTCAACAGCATCAACAGCTAAAAAACGAATAGAGTTAATACAAAGTTCTTCGAGCGACCGGGTAGCAGCAATCATAATTTTTTCTAAAATGAACTACAGTAATATAATGATTCAGCATGGAGTAGAAAACTTATCAGTTGTCAGCTACCCCAGATTTTGTCTTTATCATCCCACTCTAATGTAACGATGGGAAGACGTGGAATCAAAATCTTATTGAAATATTTACATTTTCTTCAGGATCAATAGCTTATCTACTATCTAGTCTTTAAGTATTATTAAAATTAAACACTATTTTCTCAACAATTCACATTCCATACATGAGTAATAATTGAAACTTATTGTAACTATCTAAACACTTTTATATTTATGTTGTTCTGCATTTACTTTGAAAGAAAAAAGTTAATTGCATACAAGTAAATTATCATACATTGTTTAATTTATCTAAAGTAGCTAAAATATGATATTCAAAAGTTCTTAGGAATTTTTAAATATCATATTTGATTTCATATTCTTAGACTACATTTAGTCACATATTTATCTCAATACACAACTTTAAATTACTTATATTTAATGTATTTCTGTTTTGTTATAGTAATTCATTTTTGATAAGATTAAAGCATCGCATAATAAGCATCATATATCTCTGCTAATCCTCTCTATGAAACCCTTAGTTCCTTTTTTGAAGGATTTGTAAAATAACCATATTAAAAAGTTTTCGAAATCATTATGGTATAAATTCGAAATATAAATATTTATGTAGGGTTGCAAGCAATCTCAAGGTTACGTTAAATTTAATTAGGTTTAGAATTATTTTTTGAGCATACTGTTGATACTAAACACAGCTTCTTGATACAAACACATATATCGCTAAATCGAGTCTTGATAACAAAGAGAAACCTTAACTTATGAAAATATCTTGGAGAATTCTACTACTCTGGACTTTACCTCTTCTAATGGTTTGCTTTTTTCTTTGGCAAGGTCAATTCCTTCCAGCCTCGGAGCAATTAGGAAATAGTGCAGCCAATAAACGTATAACTTACGGGCGTTTTTTAGAATATCTAGATACTAATCGTGTTGCTGGTGTAGATCTTTATGAAGGCGGACGCACGGCTATTGTAGAAATAGTAAATCCTGAATTAAAAGATCAAGTGCAACAATCACGAGTAGACTTGCCAACATACTCTCCTGGCCTAATAGCAAAAATACGTTCATCTCATATAAGAATAGAATCTCATCCAATTAGCAATGAAGGAGCTATATGGGGGTTTTTAGGAAACTTACTATTTCCTATTTTACTTATCGGATCACTATTTTTTCTTTTTCGTCGTTCCAGTAATTTACCGGGAGGACCTGGGCAAGCTATGAGCTTTGGTAAATCAAAAGCTCGTTTTCAGATGGAAGCAAAAACTGGCATTATGTTTCATGATGTAGCTGGTATTGATGAAGCAAAAGAAGAGCTACAAGAGGTCGTAACCTTTCTTAAAGAGCCAGAACGTTTCACTGCTGTAGGAGCAAAGATTCCTAAAGGAGTATTATTAGTTGGTCCTCCAGGAACTGGTAAAACTCTTTTAGCTAAAGCTATTGCCGGGGAAGCAGGAGTGCCTTTTTTTAGTATCTCTGGTTCTGAATTTGTAGAGATGTTTGTAGGTGTTGGTGCTTCTCGCGTCCGTGATTTATTTAAAAAAGCCAAAGAAAGTGCTCCTTGCCTAATTTTTATTGACGAGATAGATGCTGTTGGCCGTCAAAGAGGTGCTGGGATTGGTGGCGGAAACGATGAAAGAGAACAAACTCTTAACCAACTATTAACAGAAATGGATGGTTTTGAAGGGAATACAGGAATAATAATTATTGCTGCTACTAATCGTCCAGATGTTTTAGATTCTGCTTTGATGAGACCTGGACGTTTTGATAGACAAGTTATGGTTGATGCACCTGATTTTAAAGGTAGAGTTGAAATTTTAGAAGTTCATGCTCGTAACAAAAAATTAGCTGATGATGTTTCTCTTAAATCTGTTGCAAGAAGGACTCCTGGCTTTAGCGGAGCAGATCTTGCTAATCTGTTAAACGAAGCCGCGATACTTACTGCCCGTCGTCGTAAAGAAGCCATAACAACTTTAGAAATAGATGATTCGATTGATCGTATTGTCGCCGGTATGGAGGGAACTCCACTAGTTGATAGCAAGAGTAAACGTTTAATTGCTTATCATGAAGTTGGTCACGCAATTGTTGGTACTTTAGTAAAAGATCACGATCCAGTACAAAAAGTTACTTTAATTCCTCGTGGTCAAGCTCGTGGATTAACTTGGTTTACGCCTAATGAAGAACAAGGACTGATAACCAAGACACAATTAATCGCTCGTATAGCAGGTGCTTTAGGAGGACGTGCAGCTGAAGAAGAGGTCTTTGGATATGATGAGGTTACAACTGGCGCCGGAAGCGATTTGCAGCAAGTTTCTGACGTTGCCCGCCAAATGGTAACTCGTTTTGGAATGAGTGATTTAGGACCTTTATCCTTAGAGAATTCTTCTAGCGAAGTTTTTCTAGGAGGGGGACTAATGAATCGGGCTGAATATTCTGAAGAAGTTGCCATGAAAATTGATAATCAAGTGCGTACTTTGGCAAAACAAAGTCATGAGATAGCCAAAAAACTCATCAGAGATAATCGTGAAGTAATTGATCGTCTTGTAGAATTACTCATTGAAAAAGAAACAATCGATGGTGAAGAGTTACGAAAAATTGTAGCTGAATATACTTACATACCTGAAAAAGAGCAATTTATATCATAGTTATAATGTGCTCACCCAATTTAGACGCTTAAATGCGTCTTTTTTATTGATTTTTTAAATTCAAAATGGAATATATGAACAAAGATAGGTAATATTGTTAGAGTGTAGCTAAGCGTTTGCTTAATATCTTAACTCTACGTTTGGCAATTTTATTATTTAAATCGCTTTTTAAAGTTTGTTCGTATGTTTCAACAGCTTTTTCTATCATTTGCTTTTTCTCATAGGCATTAGCCAAATTATTTAGTGCAATTATGTATTGAGGATGAAGTTTAATTGCATTTTTGTAGTTACGAATTGCTAAATCTATCTGTTCTTGAGATAGATAAGAAAAACCTAATGCGTTGTATATTAAAGCCTGATTTTCTGGCTCTAAATTCTTACCTATTTCAAGACCTTTGTTAAATAAATTAGTTGCTTGAATATATAATTTTTTATTGAGATATAAACTTCCTAATTCATAATATTCTTGAGCTGAACCTTTTTCTTTTTGTAGTTTTTTCTGCAATTTGTAGAATTGTTTCTCAGTACGAGTAGTTCTTATGGTTTGTATAGAGACAAAAAAAACTAACGTTCCTAGGAGCAAAACAACGCCTGACAAGTAAATAGTTGGTAGAAGTTCATTCATTATTTTTATACTTAATAATTTTTATACTTAATATATGACTATTGAATTATAGTGTTTTTCAACTGAAAAGATAACTTTTCTAAGGAAGACCCCAATACTTAATTCGTTGATCTAACCAGCCAGATATTTTTAGACGATAAATTGATTGATTAATAATATTTCGTAGATCAGAGGATTTTAATCCTTTTGGGATTCCAATTCCTAAGCTTTTTGAAGAAAGTCTTAGAGATAGTGTATGGTATTGCGGATATTCCTGAATCCATCCTGTTAAAATACTATTGTCTGCGGCAAAAGCATCTACTTTTTGGCTTTCCATCAATTTAAAGGCTTCTTGATAAGAATCAACACCAACTAAGTTTGTTTTCGGAAAGTTGGAACGAATAACAGAGATAGTATCAGAATGATTAATTACTGCTATTGTCGAATTAAATAAATCCGATGAATCTTTTATTTGATGTTTCTTTGTAATAATTCCTGTACTATCTAGATAATAATAAGAACTAAAATTAATTAAACGAGAACGAAAAGAATCAATTGTCATTCTTGCAATTACTATATCTACCTCACCATCAATGACTGTTTGTAAACGCTCTTGATTATTTACAAACTTAAAAAGTATTGCATTAGAATCACCTAAAATATCTTTAGCTAATTGCTTTGCTAAATCAATTTCTAATCCCTCTAGTTGATTTTTACTATTAAGGAAGCCTAAAGGACGAGTATTATTTTTTACAGCAATAATTATTTTTTTTCTTTCTCTAATTTCTTCTAAACTAGCAGAAAGAACAATATTATGATTTAGAACTAATGCAAAACTAACAATAAAAGTTAAAAATAGTTTATACATTTTTAGAGAATTAAACATTAGTATCTTTACTTAAAAGAACAAATTACATTGTAAAAATTGATATTATTTAAAATAATTAATTTTTTTGATATCAAAAATAACAATGTATTTTTAATAAAGAAAAGTTATTTTTACATAAAAAATAGTATGGTCGATAATAAAAGCAAGATCCAGCATTATATTAAAAATAATTGTTTGAATCTTGTATATTACGCAAGTAAAAAGGTTTTTATTTGAAGGGTAATTTTTTTACTAAAAAAATCAGTCTAAAATTATAAATTAGAAAAGATAATGATTTTTATCGCTTATTAGTATGATTTTGAAGTTCTGACGTAATTTCCATAGAACTAAATTGTAACCTTTCTAAATCAAATAAAGACATTGATTCTATACCAAAAGCAGCAATACCCATACTTACTAAGCCTGTAGCTACAGCACCCATAGCTACAGTACCGAAAGAAATAAGCCCCATGGGAACAATCCCTATAGCAATAATTCCCATAGGTGCTATTCCAATGGAAATATAACCAGTAGGACTAATACCAATAGAAATTAATTTATTTTTTTTTGTTCCACATTCTCCCATTGATTGAACATCAACGATTTTTTCTGCTCTTAATTTAGACATCATAAATCTACTATAATAAAAAAATTTATCACGTCATATTCTACTTATAAATATACAAAGTCGTCAAAAGACACTACATAAAACTTATTGAGCAATATATATTTTTCAGAATTATTATAAATGGTCTTATCCTATAAAAGAGAAGAAAGTTAGAAATAATTATCTTGCTAAAAAGTCTATAATTAGAAAAAATAAAATTTTTCTATAATTTAATTGCTATAAGCATTATTAGTAATATTTAAAATGATTAGATCAGGAAGAACAATTGCAGCGATTGCAACAGCAGTAGTTCCAGAAGAAGGAAGTGTTGGCATAGTACGTCTATCAGGAGACAAAGCTTATGCTATTGCAAAAAAAATATTTATAGCTCCTGGAAAGCAACAATGGGAATCTCATAAAGTTCTTTATGGTTACATTCATTCATCAAAAGATTCGCGAATTATTGACGAAGCTTTACTTATATTGATGTTAGCTCCTCGTTCTTATACTCGCGAAGACATTGTAGAATTTCATTGTCATGGAGGAATAATAGTAGTTCAGCAAGTTTTA contains:
- a CDS encoding transporter substrate-binding domain-containing protein, with protein sequence MFNSLKMYKLFLTFIVSFALVLNHNIVLSASLEEIRERKKIIIAVKNNTRPLGFLNSKNQLEGLEIDLAKQLAKDILGDSNAILFKFVNNQERLQTVIDGEVDIVIARMTIDSFRSRLINFSSYYYLDSTGIITKKHQIKDSSDLFNSTIAVINHSDTISVIRSNFPKTNLVGVDSYQEAFKLMESQKVDAFAADNSILTGWIQEYPQYHTLSLRLSSKSLGIGIPKGLKSSDLRNIINQSIYRLKISGWLDQRIKYWGLP
- a CDS encoding tetratricopeptide repeat protein, whose amino-acid sequence is MNELLPTIYLSGVVLLLGTLVFFVSIQTIRTTRTEKQFYKLQKKLQKEKGSAQEYYELGSLYLNKKLYIQATNLFNKGLEIGKNLEPENQALIYNALGFSYLSQEQIDLAIRNYKNAIKLHPQYIIALNNLANAYEKKQMIEKAVETYEQTLKSDLNNKIAKRRVKILSKRLATL